A segment of the bacterium genome:
TTTGCATTCTGGGCGTATTAAGTGGTTCTGTATGTAAGATTAAACTTAATGTATATTGAGTATTGGTAGATAAAACAATATTGCTAATAAAATTATGAAAAAGCCTATAATATCGAAGAAAATGCCTGTTCTTACCATCCTTGTTATCGGCACCATGCCTGACCCATAAACAATAGCGTTCGGCGGTGTTGATACCGGCAGCATAAAACCATAGCTGGCGCCGATACATGCGCCCAAAGCGGGTCCCAGAGGATTAATGCCTGCGGTTTGGGCGAGGGAGATCATGACCGGGATAACCATGTTCGCCGATGCGGTGTTCGATGTGATCTCGCTGACCAGGATCCCGAGACCGATAGAGATCGCGGTTATCGAGGTTGCATTGCCGGCATGGGTGATCGATAATATCCATTTCCCCAAAGCTTCAGCCAATCCGGTCGTGAACATCAACGTGCCCAGTGCTAATCCACCGCCAAAGAGCAGTATCGTCCCCCAGTCGATCTTCACAGCATCCTGCCAGTTCATAGTAAATCGTCTTTTCCGCCAATCGACTGGAAGAACAAATAGAAGGGCAGCACCGATGATCGCCGCGACTCCTTCGGGGATATGGCTTTCATACCATTTTGAAATATTCGAACCTGATCCGGCGATTAAGGCGAAAAAACCAGGCAGTACCCACATGACGACCGTAATTGAAAAAGCGATCAGCACGTTCCGTTCGCCGGTGGTCATGGGTCCGATCGCTGCCTTTTTTTCTTTTATATACTCGTCGATCCCGGCAATGGAGCGAGTTTTTGAACGGTACATAACATTGAGAAGTACGAACAATACAAAATACATGATAATGACAAGGGGAACAGCCAGGACCATCCATTGAAAAAACGATATTCTGATGTTAAGCAGTCGGTTGATCATGCCGATCCCGATCAGATTGGGCGGCGTGCCCACCGGTGTGCCGATGCCGCCGATCGATGCGCCGTAAGCGGCCATGAGCATAAGCGCCGTCGAATATTTAAGGCTTTTCGCCGATATGTTCTTTTTGGATCTTTCTGATACCACGTGGCATAGAGAATTAATGATGCCGATGCTGATGGGGAGCAGCATCGCGGTGGTCGCCGTATTGCTGATCCACATGGATATGCATACCGCGATCAGGCCGAAAGTGAATAGGATCTTACTGGTGCTTGTGCCGATAGCCTTTACGCTGAGCAGGGCAAAGGCAATGCGCCGGTCAAGTTTGTGAAGTGACATTGCTTCAGCCAGTATGAAACTGCCGATGAACAGGAAAACGACCGGATCAGCGAACGGTGCAAAAGCCTGTTTGGCGGCTTCCACGCCGGTGATAACGGCAAGGCACGCTCCGATCAGTGCCGTGACCGGGATGGGGATCGGCTCGGTGATCCACCAGATGATCACCAGGAACAATACTGCGGCCAAACGGTTGGCCGATGGTGACAGTCCGGGTAAATGGATGAAAAAGAACGCGGCGAAAACGAGCGGTCCGACAAACAGACCAAGCGTTTTGCGTATTCGTTCGAACCGCTCTTCGGCTGGGGAGATCACTTCGATCGGTTCCATAGACTGAAATAATATTATATTATGTACAACAAAAGTCAAGGGATCGCCGGAACATAAATAAAATTGTTTCCTCCTTAGTGTCATTCCCGCGAAGGCGGGAATCCAGGACATAAAACATCTGGATTCCGTGTCCCTTCGTTTGACTCAGGACTGTTAGCAAGCACGGAATGACGGCACTGCTTTTCACTCAGTTCATTGACTTTAACTGTAATCACTATATAATAAACGCATTTAGAAAACATGCGAAAAACAAAGAAGACACTTATACCATGAATATCGGTGAGTTCGCCGCGCTGGGCACGGCCTTGTGCTGGTCGGTCGGATCGATCTTTTTTACGATAGCATCGCGCCGCATCGGTTCGACCATCGTGAACCGGCTCAGGCTGCTGCTCGCATTAATTTTTCTGTTCGGGCTTCAGCTTATTCTCCGCAAGACGGTCATGCCCTGGCAGGCTTCCACCCCGGATCTAATGTGGTTTGGCGTTTCCGGCATTATCGGGTTCGCGATCGGCGACAACTTCCTTTTTCGCGCCTTCGTGATACTTGGACCCCGCAAAACCATGCTCATTATGTCGCTCGTCCCGGTCTTTGGGGTATTACTGGCATGGTTCTTCATGCATGAGATTATCGGGCCGCTTAAGATCATCGCTATTATCATCACGCTGCTGGGGGTGGCCTGGGTGATCCTGGGGCAGAAAAATGACACGACCGGCAAGGGATCTTTTGTCGAAGGGCTGGGGATGGCGCTAGGTGGTGCCCTGTGTCAAGCCCTTGGTCTTTTGTTGTCAAAAAAAGGCTTAGCCACGGGGCTGGACGTCGTTTCCGGTAACGCGATAAGGATATTCGTTGCCGTTTTAATAGTCTGGTTCTTTTCCGCTATCAAAGGGAATACTGGTCAGTCATTCCAACGACTTACCGATAGAAAAGCCGCGCTGGGAGTTGTCGGCGGAGCCATATTTGGTCCTTTTTTTGGTGTAACACTGTCGCTAGTCGCGATCCAGCATACATATATAGGGATCGCCTCGACGATCATGGCCTTGCCTCCGATCTTCCTCATCCCTCTATCCAGGCTGGTATTTAAGGAAAAGATCACCCTGCCCGCGGTTGCGGGCACTATCGTCGCCATTTTTGGTGTTGCCCTGATATTCCTATTGCCCTCCTGAAGCTGTTTAAGAGAAGCCGCTATTGACATTTCATAAAAATTCATTAATATTATCTACACTATGAAAACTGACTTGCGGGAAGAGATAATAAGCTCGCTTAAAGGACCACTCCGCGATTATAACGAGAATTACAAGACTTTTCTTGATATCGGCAAGGAAATCGAGTTCACTCTGCAGGCAGATACTGAAATCCTGAGTGAAATCCGGCGGAAGTTTGATAATCTTTCAGCGACTGTCCAGCTAGAATTTGAGGGCACTTCGGTATTTGACCAGGAGATCAAGAACGCCAAGGACCTGTTATACCAGAGTATCGCAAAGGTCAATGAATCGGCGACCGTATCGAATGTCATCAACGAGGATCTGAGTTTTGTATCCGATATCCTTCAGAAGATCCATAATGAGGGCATGCAGCTTGATGATCTTATCAAGAATATCAATATCGTTTCAGAATCGATCGAGGTTGCTTCACGCAATGCCGGGATCACCGCTTTCCACGCCGGCACGCAGGGACGTGGCTTCGAGGTCATCGCACGGGAAATGACGGGTCTGGTCCGGAGTTCACAGGTGCCGACGCGGTTAATCCCAAATATCTCTGCCGGGATCATCAACAGCATGCTCGAACTTGGCAGCGACCTCCAGAAGATCATGGATATAGTCGCAAACCTCCATGATATTACCGATAAATTCAGTCATATTGTCAATGACCTTCTGTCATTCATCCCGGAGATCGAAGGCGGTATCAAGGGGGTGTCAGACAGCATCGCGTCACAAAAGGAATTGCACAGCATCCTGCATAAGGAGAACGACAAGCTGGCGCGACGGCTTGATGAAGTATATGCGACTGCCCGTTCATCCGCGGTCACCGAGATATACCTATCCGCGATGTTCCAGCATATTACCAATATCAAGGACG
Coding sequences within it:
- a CDS encoding DASS family sodium-coupled anion symporter, producing the protein MEPIEVISPAEERFERIRKTLGLFVGPLVFAAFFFIHLPGLSPSANRLAAVLFLVIIWWITEPIPIPVTALIGACLAVITGVEAAKQAFAPFADPVVFLFIGSFILAEAMSLHKLDRRIAFALLSVKAIGTSTSKILFTFGLIAVCISMWISNTATTAMLLPISIGIINSLCHVVSERSKKNISAKSLKYSTALMLMAAYGASIGGIGTPVGTPPNLIGIGMINRLLNIRISFFQWMVLAVPLVIIMYFVLFVLLNVMYRSKTRSIAGIDEYIKEKKAAIGPMTTGERNVLIAFSITVVMWVLPGFFALIAGSGSNISKWYESHIPEGVAAIIGAALLFVLPVDWRKRRFTMNWQDAVKIDWGTILLFGGGLALGTLMFTTGLAEALGKWILSITHAGNATSITAISIGLGILVSEITSNTASANMVIPVMISLAQTAGINPLGPALGACIGASYGFMLPVSTPPNAIVYGSGMVPITRMVRTGIFFDIIGFFIILLAILFYLPILNIH
- a CDS encoding DMT family transporter, whose protein sequence is MTALLFTQFIDFNCNHYIINAFRKHAKNKEDTYTMNIGEFAALGTALCWSVGSIFFTIASRRIGSTIVNRLRLLLALIFLFGLQLILRKTVMPWQASTPDLMWFGVSGIIGFAIGDNFLFRAFVILGPRKTMLIMSLVPVFGVLLAWFFMHEIIGPLKIIAIIITLLGVAWVILGQKNDTTGKGSFVEGLGMALGGALCQALGLLLSKKGLATGLDVVSGNAIRIFVAVLIVWFFSAIKGNTGQSFQRLTDRKAALGVVGGAIFGPFFGVTLSLVAIQHTYIGIASTIMALPPIFLIPLSRLVFKEKITLPAVAGTIVAIFGVALIFLLPS